The Coffea eugenioides isolate CCC68of chromosome 8, Ceug_1.0, whole genome shotgun sequence genome has a segment encoding these proteins:
- the LOC113780979 gene encoding zinc finger CCCH domain-containing protein 18: protein MADDDDEKALEEQLELQLQEQRGSLNTLNDALALDPSNAELLAVQAELVQAIADVEEGLLHLKRARLLREADFVLQGPKGHVEDVKVESLDPNDVEVEPVVDQSYSVGSKCRFRHTDGRWYNGLILGLEGSNSAKISFLTPTSESMLMCKFFLQQRCRFGSSCRLSHGVDVPISSLKQYIPTVWEQSLAGSSIWALQDAKFGIWREAELESWDEKLNLGHVVFRDDGSSAKLGVGALSLSEFAEVSNEEDSDLGSEETDSSDSGEDNSRGLGFLETTTSQKGIQTETAIFAKWENHTRGIASKMMASMGYRDGMGLGASGQGIVDPIPVKVLPPKQSLDHAVENQENEKDKENQGKKRSRGGKRKREKKFAAACRAAKEQEESEPDVFSLINTQLAKHGETLSGGSTKKQQNMANGAGRNEDRSLLVAYEDEVKELRMRVEKLEEMVIRNKKEKVVYEAAMRKLTETRKLLAEAEAVHASASSAVISKEKEKRWLKF from the exons ATGGCGGACGACGACGACGAGAAGGCTCTAGAAGAGCAGCTGGAGCTTCAATTACAGGAGCAGAGAGGCTCTCTCAATACCCTCAACGACGCTCTCGCCCTTGATCCTTCTAACGCCGAACTCCTCGCC GTCCAAGCAGAGCTTGTACAGGCAATTGCAGATGTTGAGGAAGGCCTTCTCCACCTGAAACGAGCAAGGTTATTGCGAGAGGCTGATTTTGTTCTACAAGGTCCAAAAGGCCATGTCGAGGATGTCAAAGTGGAATCTCTTGATCCAAATGATGTTGAAGTAGAACCAGTGGTAGATCAAAGTTATTCAGTTGGATCTAAGTGCAGATTCCGGCATACTGATGGAAGGTGGTATAATGGCCTCATTCTGGGGTTGGAAGGTTCCAATTCTGCGAAGATTTCTTTCCTTACCCCAACATCTGAAAGTATGTTG ATGTGCAAGTTCTTTCTACAGCAACGGTGTCGATTTGGTAGTAGTTGCCGCTTATCACATG GTGTTGATGTGCCAATCTCTTCCCTAAAGCAATATATTCCGACAGTATGGGAACAATCACTAGCAGGGTCAAGTATATGGGCACTGCAAGATGCCAAGTTTGGCATCTGGAGAGAAGCTGAACTAGAATCGTGGGATGAGAAGCTCAATCTGGGGCATGTTGTCTTTCGAGATGATGGAAGCTCTGCAAAGCTTGGTGTGGGAGCTCTTTCTTTATCAGAATTTGCTGAAGTGAGCAATGAAGAAGATAGTGATTTAGGCTCAGAAGAAACTGATTCTAGTGACTCTGGGGAAGATAACTCCCGTGGTTTGGGATTTCTGGAAACAACGACCTCACAAAAAGGCATTCAGACTGAAACTGCCATATTTGCTAAGTGGGAGAATCACACTAGGGGTATAGCCTCCAAAATGATGGCAAGCATGGGGTATCGGGATGGAATGGGTTTAGGTGCATCTGGACAAGGAATTGTAGACCCTATTCCTGTTAAAGTGCTTCCACCAAAGCAGTCTCTTGATCATGCCGTTGAAAATCAGGAAAATGAGAAGGataaagagaatcaaggaaagaAGCGAAGTAGGGGTGGAAAGAGGAAACGTGAGAAAAAATTTGCAGCAGCTTGTAGGGCTGCTAAAGAACAAGAGGAATCTGAACCAGATGTCTTTAGCCTCATAAATACCCAACTTGCAAAGCACGGTGAAACTCTGAGTGGTGGATCAACAAAGAAGCAGCAGAACATGGCAAATGGTGCAGGAAGGAACGAAGATAGGAGTCTTCTTGTTGCATATGAAGATGAGGTAAAGGAGTTAAGGATGAGAGTTGAGAAACTTGAAGAAATGGTGATTCGAAACAAGAAAGAGAAGGTAGTTTATGAGGCTGCTATGAGGAAGCTAACAGAGACCCGTAAACTTCTAGCCGAAGCCGAAGCAGTGCATGCATCTGCTTCAAGTGCAGTCATcagcaaagaaaaagagaaaaggtgGCTCAAATTTTAA